In Candidatus Hydrogenedentota bacterium, one genomic interval encodes:
- the proB gene encoding glutamate 5-kinase yields the protein MEMPTNAPHRLVVKIGTNLLSGKRAFEGHVMEAVVRELCDLKLAHGLDVLVVSSGAVGCGMDALGLTRRPAVLPEKQAVAAVGQSRLMHYYETLTQTYGPGLTTAQVLLTQGDLNDRRNYLNVRNTLVTLFGMKNVIPIVNENDSTATEELRFGDNDTLAAKIAAKINADLLIILTDVDGLYDKNPAEHGDARLILEVAQITPELAACAGGAGSVASTGGMRTKLDAAKIATAAGVACVITNGERPGVIHGTLSGTVPCTRFLPSGSALSHRKRWIAFGRATQGALVVDDGARDALLRRGRSLLPAGVTAVEGQFSAGASVRILDGTGAALARGLVNYGSEDIRRIMRHKSGDIAEILGHKDFDEVVHRDNLVLV from the coding sequence ATGGAAATGCCCACCAACGCGCCGCACCGGCTTGTGGTGAAAATCGGGACCAACCTCCTGAGCGGGAAACGGGCCTTCGAGGGCCACGTGATGGAGGCGGTGGTCCGGGAACTGTGCGACCTGAAACTGGCGCACGGGCTGGACGTGCTGGTGGTGAGCAGCGGCGCGGTGGGCTGCGGCATGGACGCGCTGGGCCTGACCAGGCGGCCCGCGGTGCTTCCGGAGAAGCAGGCGGTGGCGGCGGTGGGGCAGTCGCGGCTGATGCACTACTACGAGACCCTGACGCAGACCTACGGTCCCGGCCTGACCACGGCGCAGGTGCTTCTGACCCAGGGCGATCTGAACGACCGGCGCAACTACCTGAACGTGCGGAACACCCTGGTCACGCTTTTCGGCATGAAGAACGTGATACCCATCGTCAACGAGAACGACTCAACCGCCACGGAGGAGCTGCGCTTCGGCGACAACGACACGCTGGCGGCGAAGATTGCCGCGAAAATCAACGCGGACCTGCTGATCATCCTCACGGACGTGGACGGGCTGTACGACAAGAACCCGGCGGAGCACGGGGACGCGCGGCTCATCCTTGAGGTGGCGCAGATCACCCCGGAACTTGCGGCGTGCGCGGGGGGCGCGGGCAGCGTCGCCTCGACGGGCGGGATGCGCACCAAGCTGGACGCGGCGAAAATCGCCACGGCGGCCGGCGTGGCCTGCGTCATCACCAACGGCGAGCGGCCCGGCGTGATTCACGGCACCCTTTCCGGCACCGTGCCGTGCACGCGTTTCCTGCCCTCGGGCAGCGCCCTTTCGCACCGGAAACGGTGGATTGCCTTCGGGCGGGCGACCCAGGGCGCGCTTGTGGTGGACGACGGGGCGCGGGACGCGCTGCTGCGCCGTGGGCGCAGCCTGCTGCCCGCCGGGGTGACGGCGGTGGAGGGCCAGTTCAGCGCGGGCGCGTCGGTGCGGATTTTGGACGGCACGGGCGCGGCGCTGGCGCGGGGGCTGGTAAACTACGGGAGCGAGGACATCCGCCGGATCATGCGCCACAAGAGCGGGGACATTGCGGAAATCCTCGGCCACAAGGACTTTGACGAGGTGGTGCACCGGGACAACCTGGTGCTGGTGTAA